The Huiozyma naganishii CBS 8797 chromosome 9, complete genome nucleotide sequence AATCTTTATACAGGGTCTTGACCTCGTTCGTGGTGGAATCTCCCTCGTGATTAATTGCCTGTGTATGCTTAGATTTCAAAGCTTGTGCCTCTATCGAGTAACAACATTTGATCAGCCAAATTGCGCGCTTCAAGGGGATCTGTTTCGTGTAGCACTGTTCGAGCACTTGTCTCCTTTTCAGCCCATGCGGTATATACTGCAACATCTTGGAGAGCGATGTATAAGGTGAGCTCAATTCCTGCAACCACATCTCTTTACGGTTGTCCGTGAGCGTGACTCTAGTTGGGAGTGTGAAATCCGGGCCCGCAAGAGGGTTCGTTGAGAGAGCGGAATGCTTCGACTTGTTCGCATTTGGTTTCAAGTCAGTGGAAGTGGACTGAGACCCTGAGATCCTATTGACCTCTTTGTCCCTGATGTGTAATACTTTCCCGAACTGCAACGCCAGTTGATCTGACAGTTTCGGCAGGGACTCGTGCAAGGACGATCTTGCCGATATGCTTTCGAAGTTGACCCTCGAGGACACGTAGTACCCCTTCGAGACGAAATTGAGCAGGATCCGGTCCTCCTCCGGCTTGTGCTCCCAGGGCTCGAAATCCGGGTACACCGCTGTAGGTGAGACCTTCGCATCGTCGCTCTCCTGCGTTCGGTCCGGATCTGAAAAGTGCGGGATATAAGGGTGCAGGTCCTCCGGTGGCTGCAGAACGTATTTCGATGGCGCCATGCTTGTGGCTCTTGTATGGGGGTTCTTTACTTCCAGTCGGTGAAGTTCTTCCCACAGTGAACTCTTGAACTTATTAAAACTATACAATTATTGTGAAGAGGATTGAGACAAGAGAAGCGTCTATGTGTGAGGCTCTCTGACCGTTCAAAGACACTTGGCCAAGTTCCAGAGGCATTCAATGGTTTCGTAAGGAATATTGTGAAGTGAGATAGAATCCTCGTCCTCCTGGACGGGACGGAATATATAGGTATTTGTGTGTATATGGGTGGTGGGTTTCCCTTTGGTGTATCAGCCATTGATGAGCAACGCCTCTCTAGCAGCGCCCGTCCTGTCCAGAGTGGGCCAGTTCCCCCAGTTAGAGAGTCTCAGGACGAGACACGTGGCGTTATCTGCGTGTTTCGGGGCGATGGATACGATGAACTTGATGACCTCTTCTGCGACGAGTTGCGGCGTGGCGGTCCTGAGCCCGCGGCCATTGACCGTTGTCGTGATGAGATCTACGATCTCTTGATCTACGAGCAAGTCGGAGACTCCGTCCGTGACAAGCGCGACAAAACATTCGTCTCCACCGAACTGCAATTTGGACCGCTCGCTGTAGGGGAGGTCCCGAGTGTTACCAACGAGGTAGGAAAATATGTCTGGCTCTGCACTAAGCCCGTGGATCTTTGCTGGAAGGTCTCCGAAAGACCTCGTATTTGCGTAGTTGTTAAGGAACCGGGCGTCGCCAAAGGCGTCCAAATCTGCCTCGCGCACTTTAGTATCTAGCCTCTGAGACTCCCTTGCTGATGTGACGTGGTGTGGTGTTGACAAGTTATGTGCGAGCCCCGAGGAATCGCATATAAGCACGCGAGAGTCCCCCACCTGCGTGACGACGAGCTTGAGCAGCCCGCGGGGTTCCACGAAGAAAGCGTCGTCATTACAAGAACCACTGTTGTACTCGTCCCAGGGGGATACAAACACGGAGGACGCGGTGGACCCACCGGAAGGTTCCCCCTTATCGTGCACCTCCCCAGATCCGAACCCACAGCATTTCTCGAGATCAAACTTGAGGAAAGTGTAGTACAGAGCGAGCCTCTGAGCCTCATTGAGCAAAGAGTtcttgtcgatgaggtTCCCCCATTTATCAAAGAGCATTCGTGTTCCAAGATTCTCCGAATCGTACAGCACCTGCTCCTGCTTCGTGTGGCAGTTCTTGACGAACCTGTCGTAGAATTGCTGCCTGTTCCGGTATAATTTCTGCCAGTACGCACCACCAATAACTTTGTAGTACCTTTCCAACAGGGAGTAAAGATCAGCACGCACGAGTCCGCGGTCCCTCTGCTCCACGAGCTCCACGTGCAGCCCAGCCGCCAGCGACTGCGCCATCTCCTTCCCGCGGGGACCATGCCCATCAAACAGCGACATGTACAGCACGGCACCGCTCCTAGCACCCCCACCCCCGCCTCGTAGCATCTGTATCGCGTACGCATCGTCGTTCTGCAACCGGTTGACCCTGCTGGTCGCGTGGCCCACGGCCCCCGGGaaccgcagcagcggcaCCCGCAACTTCCCACCGGCCGCCCTGACGTACCCGCTCGCAACGCCCATCACCGGCTCCCCTGCCCTCAAGCAGCAACCACCAGTAACCATCAACTGCCATCAACTACAGCCGTCTTCAACTTCAGCCTCGACTCGTCATCGCCGTCGAAAGCGACAAACGCAGTTTCTtcgaaaccaaaaaaaaaaaaaatactgaaaATTCGATTCTTCGTTTGAAGGCGCTGCTCTTGACGGTTGGACGTGTTGGTTTGGTCGGTTTGAGAGCCCTGTACCAGCACCACAGCACCACAGCACCATGTCGTTCTTCGGGAAGAGATCTAGGGGCGGTGCGAAGGGGAGACacccgcagcagcagcaaggGGGCGGAGCAGGAGCAGGAGCAGGAGGGGAGCCGCTcgattttgaagagacGTACCGTGGGTATGGCGATTACGGACAGGAGGACGGGGATTACCTCAATGACGAGACGTTTGGGGACAATGCGGAGTTGGGGAACGATTTTGATTTTGGGCACGGtgtgcagcagcaggaGGCTGTTCCACAGCCtccgcagcagcagccacACGTTTCGTACGTCCAGGCTGCGCAATCTGGGATCCACACGGCGCAAATGGACACCTCTGCTGACTTGAAACCTATGGCGTCGTTGTGGTCCACTGGGCCGCCAGCGGTGCAACAGCCTCATATCTTGTCCATGGAGGAGATTGAGAGACAGCAACGGCAGATGCAACAACAGGGGTTCATGCAGGCGCCTCCACCGCCACCACCGATTCACCCAATGACACCACAGGGGTACCCTGTGCCACCTAGTGATGCGCCTTACCAGGGGTTCATGCAGggaccaccaccaccaccaccagcaactGCACCAAATGCACCAACTGCACCAAATATGCAACAGTTCGCACCAAATGTGCAGTACGGTATGCCAGGACAGCAAGGTGCGTACCCTCCCGCGTTCAACCAGGGTGCCTTCCCAGGGATGTACCAGGCTTCGTCACCGGCTCCAGTTCAGCCACAGGGCGCACCAGACAGGGGGGAACTCCAGAGCGAGTTGCAACCACAGCCGCAATCGCAATCGCAATCGCAGTCCCCACAGCCGGAAAGAGAGCAGCGTTTGGCTTCTGGTCAGCCCGCTCAATTGAGAACAAGGctccagcagcagcagcagcagcagcggagAGAACCATTGTCGccagaggaacaacagCGGCTGCAGGTGCGCCACGCGAAGGTCGAGAAGATCCTGAAACACGCAGGACTGATGACCCCTAGGGACAAGGACTTCATCACGAGGTACCAGTTGTCGCAGATCGTCACGGAGGACCCCTACGACGAGGACTTTTACTTCCAAGTGTACAAGATCATCCAGCGCGGTGGTGTCGTTGGCGAATCCAACAAGGGACTCATCGCGCGCGCGTACTTGGAACACTCTGGGCATAGACTCGGCGGGAGGTACAAGAGAGCCGATATCGCACTGCAGAGAATGCAGAACCAAGTAGAGAAGGCAGTCACCGTTGCGAAAGAGAGACCgcagaagaacaagaacaagctAGAGGAGGAGGCCAGTGGTGCAGGTGGGCGCGAGGGTGTTCTAGGGAAAGTCTCCACCGCCATGAACAGTAAGACCCCAAGAAGACAGTTGCAGATCCCGCTGGCAAACCTGAGATCGAACAGCGAGATCGAGGCCTCGGAATTGGAGGCGTCGGCGAAGGTGCCCACTCCGGGGGCACTCGAGGAGGTCACGCAGTCCCTCGACAACGTCGAGATCAGCCAGAAGTCCAGGGTTAGGAGAAGGTCCTCTTATGCGTTCTCCTCCGTGGACCACAACTCGGTGCTAGGTAGATCAGGCGGTAGAAAATTCGTGCTCTCGCTGATCGAAACCGTGTACGAGGAGGTCCTCGAATTGGAGGCCAATCTGAGAAGTGGTAAGGAGACGAACAACCAGAAACTGTGGGACGCACTGCACGTTAACGATGATGTCTACGAGGTATGCCCCTTCGTCTCCATGCTCACTTTCGACAAGGGCGTCAAGATTATGCCCCGgatcttcaatttcctGGACAAgcaacagaaactgaaatCGTTGCAGATGTTCTTCTCAGAGTTGTCCCACTTgaacatcatcatcatcagctCGTACAAGACGAACCCAACGCCCTCAGACGcgcaattgaagaaaatcgATTTGTTCCAAACCgtgtttttgaagatcaTTGTTTCATTCCTGTCCAGTAGCTCAAACTTTATCGAAATCATGGGGCTTTTGCTTCACctgatcaagaacaacaacgttTCGTTCATCTCCACCTCTAAGATTGGACTGAACTTAATCACCGTGCTCATCTCGCGTGCAGCTTTGATCAGACAGGACACAAACAGGAGCAACGTCCTTTCATCGCCAGAGATCTCCACGTGGAACGAAATCTACGACAAACTGTTCACTGCCATGGAGAGCAAGATCGTCGCAGTGTTCCCACCAGCGGAGTACACGGACAGAGTGGTCCACGCCGCGGGGTCCACCGCACCAACGAAATACTACGACCAAGCGTACATATGGCAGTTTCTGGCGTCGCTTGCCCTCAGTGGGAAGCTGAACCACCAGCGGATCATCATCGATGAAGTAAGGGACGAGATTTTCGGGACCATCAATGCGGCAGAGGAGATGAGGGAGCAGGCCAAGAACACGCAGGGCGCACCAGCGGATGACCTCCTGTACAGGCGCGACAAACTCTACCAAGACCTGAACCTGTTCTTGAACGTCATGGGACTGATAGCAAGAGACGGCGAGATCGCAGAACTGAAATGATTCGGGTCAAGCCGCATCGTGTATGGATCTACGTTTGTGTATAGTACAAGTAATCACGTCTCCCGCCGTGGCGTtacttcaacgacgacCTTTGTTAtaacgtatatatataatataaaaGATACTAAAGATTTGAAAGTATCGTCTAACTGCAGTAGAGAGGGTCCAGTTGAAATGGTTCACAGCCGTGAGAGGACTTACAACGACAGTTTGAGGATGGTTGCGACAGGTAAAGTGCAGCTGGCTGCTGCTATAGTAGTTGAATGTTTAAGGAGACTTGGATTTACCCGTGTGGAGGCTGTAAAGGACGGTAAGGGGAGCAGTGACACTGTACGGTACACGGTTACCTCGGATGTGACAGTTCATCTGGTTGTGGTAGAGGTCGAGCCTGGGAAAAAGTGTATGGTAACACTTTATGGTGACAACGGCGCGGCTCCAAGGACAGGCATATTTGAGTACGAAACCGATTTCGCCATCCTGCAGGACACGGCATTCCCAGTCGACACAGCCAGCTATCTGCAAAATGCAGACCTGCAGAGGTTGGTCCAAACGGtccagttgaagttgcaGTTGAAGCCGATACCGACGCGGACAAGAACGTGCCCGCTCAGAGAGAGCGAGGTCGGGGCACGCAGCATCCCTAAACCAGAACCACTGCCCTCTTTGCACAGACCCGTTAAAACTACAGAACCACAGAATGCGCGGCCCGCTGACATGCCTGGGTTCGATGACGAGTACGAGGTAAACGGGCCCCGCGGCGGGGCTGCCCACAGAGACCAGTTCCCCGGGTTGTCGCTGGGTCCGACACGCTCGGGAGGGTACGGCGACGTGGATCTGTACCCTATGGGCCTGAGGCAACCGTTTGGGCCTGGGGTAGGGCCCACTGCACCGGGCCAAGGTGGCATGATTTTCGATCCATTTGGCAGCAACCGGGAGAGAGACATGATGGCTGAGGACCAGCAGAACCGTGGGCCCGGGTGGATGCCAGGTGCCAAATTCGACGAACCGTACGGCGGTAGCGGATCCACTCGTTTTGGAGGCGGATCTACTGGATTCCCAGGCGCAGGTTCAGGTTCAGGCGCAGGCGCAGGACCCGGGTTTATGTGACTGAGTTGAATATCGTGGACAGGTCTTCTGTTACGTACGTTGGTTTTACATACACCATATAATAAGCTGGGCGATGGTCCCAGTTTCAACTGTTCTGGTAAGACACAAGTGTCATTTCACCCCTCTTGTACAGATACGCTGTCATGTCCGTGCCGTTGACTTTGACTGCACCGTACCCTTCCTTATCCAGCGGGACGACACTTAATTGCTTGATATCCGCGACGCGGGCCTGCCCAACACCGGAACACTCCACGAGGTTGTCGTTGCCATCAAACAGCAGTGTCCCCAGTAGCGTGGAGGTCATGATACGGACTctgtgcgtgtgtgtgcgtgtgtgtgtgactATCAGCCTCTAAGCCAGGCCCCAAAGTACTTGTATTACAGCACTAAAATATTGAGATACGTCCAAACAGTGAAGAAACGGGTTCAATGGGACGGTTCATCTGCCAGAGGGCGGTACTGTGTTGTGAAAGACTCAATGGCGTTTCCCTTGATAGCAGACAGGGTACTGGGTGCCGTATACGTTGCTGCGTGGTCTGTATCGATGTACACGCCCGTGGTGACGAACTACGCAGTGCGGTCGTCGAACGGTGTCTCGCCGGACTTCGTGGCGCTCAACACGGCAGGTTACTTCTACCTCGTGTGCTCGTACTTGCTGCAGATGTTCGGGTGGGTGCCCGCCTCCGAAGACAGCGCGTCCTCGAAACTGGTGGCCCCGAACGTCTCGCTGTTTGACTTGCTGTACTGCACGCACGGCGAGCTTCTGAACGTCGTGCTGTGGACGCAGGTCAGGTTCGGCAAAGTGCTGTGGGGGTTTCAACACGACCACTCGCGCCGGATGAAGCCCGTGTACTACCGTATCTTTGCCCTCTCGGTGCTCGTATTCGTTCAATTGACGGCGAAGTTCACGTACGACTGCGTGCAATTCGGGTGGGACAACCACCGGACGCTGCGCTACTGCAACAGACTCTTCCTGCTCAAGATCTGCATGTCACTCATCAAGTACGTCCCGCAGGTGCGGCACAACCACGAGCGGCGGTCCGTCAAGGGGTTCTCCATTCCGGGCGTGATGCTGGACATCGCGGGCGGTGTCTGttctctgttgcaactgctTCTGCAACTGGCAGGCGATGGGGCCTTCACATGGTCCCTCGTCAAGGTCAATTTTGGCAAGATTGCGCTCTCAATGGTGACGCTCATGTTCTGCCTCATCTTCATACTGCAATGGGTAGTCTACGACAAGTCGAAGGTCAAACAGCTTGCCAAGTTCTAAGGCATCGCTCACGCAGCTTGCCAAGTTCTAAGGCATCGCTCACGCAGCTCAGTACAACGCAACGCTTATCGTCGATTCGTCACTTTTTCCGATCTGTATCATCGATGTTGCAACTCAAGTACAGATAAAAGGGCACGTTGTGGTCTTAGGATGGCACCCACGGGGGGTGCACCTCATTCACTTGTGCGATGCACTTCTAGCATCTGCATTGAGAGGAGAAGGTAAGGGTTGTTGAGTTTCAGGAACTCAAGTTGTGTGGTGCTCGGTGTGAGAAAGAATGGATGTTGACTCATTCCGTGGGTGGTTGTCCTTTGATAACGTCATGGGGGGTATCTACGTCGTTGCGTGGTCTGTATCGATGTACCCACCAGTGACGACCAATTGGCACTACAAGTCCACGAATGGGGTCTCGCCCGATTTTGTTCTGCTCAACACCAGTGGGTACATGTACCAGGTAATATCAACCACTTTGCAGTTTTACGGGTGGAGACCCTCCTCGACATCTGCTTCAAGGGGGGGTAAAGTACCAGTGGAGCAACCAATTGTGACCACGTTTGATGTGTGGTACGCTGTTCACGGACTCCTGCTGTGCTATGCACTCCTGTCGCAGTACATATTGGGCAAGCAACTGTGGCATTTCAGCGAGAACAGGCCCGTTACCATGAAACCACTCTACAAGAAGATACTACTCCTCTCCCTCACACTGTTTGTGGCATCTACCGTACGGATATGTGTTGCCGTCTACACCACTGGCTGGGACAACTCAAAACTACTACAGTACACCAACGACCTCTACATGCTTAAAATATCCATGTCCATCACTAAATACATACCGCAGATCAGGTACAACTACGCCCGCAAATCGCTCAAGGGGTTTGCCCTAAAAGCCGTGGTCTTAGACATAATCGGCGGTGTGGCCTCCATCCTACAGCTGGTCTACCAGTTGGGCACAGCGCACGGATTCCACTGGTCCACGTTCGTGTCCAACTTCGGCAAAATCGGGATGGCCCTCGTCACCATCCTCTTCAGCAGCGTTTTCGTCGCGCAATGGGTTGTATATAGGCCAGCAACAGAATGCGGCGACTCGGAAAGAGCCGCGATCCCAATGCACAACCTGGTACCAGATGCTCCTCACCAGGTTTGTTCGAGTAACGATCCGCAAGCGACATTATATAAgatataatatatatatcacaTTCATCAGTTGATGCAATACAGGAAATAACAGTCTGTGAATGGTTCCATAGGGCACTGTACTCGGTGGCGACGGTAGCTGAGGTGAGAGtccaagaaacaaactTGTGAACTTCTATTGTCTCGCTGGAAGGAGACCAGCGGAATACGGGATGTCCGAACAAGATTACTTCTCCCTCGATTCTCCGAGGGAGCACGCAGTAGACCATTGGGCGGGTCCCACTGATAGAGAGAGGTTGGGCCCTGAGAGTTTACAGAAATCAGTGCTCATAGAAGGACAAGGGGCGTCCTCGAACAAGGGCGCCGGTTCACCCAAGCTGCAAAGTCCGAGGAGACCGGAAAGTCACCACACAAGTTTCTCTGATTATCCACACAGTGGGCATGCTGTCAGGCCTGTGACTATGAGCCGGTTTTCATCCACACCAGGGGTCTCCTCACTGCACCACAAAATATTGACTCACAAGGATGGCACTACAAGAAGACCCCTGACGAATACTCTGATGACTCAACTTGAAAGGGGGCAGTTACCACCTTACACGGCAGAGCGGAGTAAGATACGATCCAAATCCTTGGTGGTCCCCAGTGGCAgggaaacaagaaaaactATCTCCTTGGAGCTAGACCCCTCTAGTCCGACTCTAATCCACTTCTCACCCCTCTCGAGGGAAGCTTTGTTTAATTACAGGCGTAGCAGCACTTCAAATCCTACTACACCAAAGGGGATACAATATATTATTCCGTCGTCACAGTGTGCTACAGAGACATGGTCGCCCCTAACGTCCATACCGTCTAGTAGGTCGAGCAGCATTCGACCAGACTCTGCCAGCTCAATTGGTACTTTCCCAACTGTCAAGAAACAGTACATTTTGAACGAACAGCTGTATTTGAGCAAACTGAAAAGCTCAATCCCAGATGATGATTACTATACTAGAAGAATAACACCAGGAGCGTATCTGAATGTAGATACGGATGACGACCAGGGGGAACATTTGGAGTACCCCTTAGAATTAAACACAGCAGTGAATGGTAATGAAGATTTTACAAGCACAGGTAGTATAGTGACCCCCCATGCGGAAGAAACCCACTTTCTCCATCCAGACTTTATTAAACAAAGATTGAACTCGCTACAATATTCAGATTCAGAGACGACTACGGGTGACATTCTCGATTCAGATATGAGTGGGCTTATAACCGATTCTCGTGTGTCAAGGAGAATTGAATGGCAAAGACTGCTGACCTCTGTGTTGCGTGGGGATATTGtgaaaagtgaaaagaCCAAAATAATCAAGGAAAATATAGGTACAAACTTTGGTAAACACTATGGATATGATTTATGGTTGGATTTGAGGGCTTGGTTGTCTGGTAAATCAAGTGCACAGTTATCACAAAACTTAATAGTCCTCAGAAAGCTTTCAGACGATATAATTGTAGAGATTCTTAATTTCAGAGTACCCAAAGAAATTGCAGGTGACCGAGTTTTGATAGTCgatgaattgaagaatttaATGAATAAATATTACAAGATACTGGGATACTGGCCCAACATACGAGATATGGCAAAGGACAAGCCCGTTATTACCAGCCTCGAACTGACCGAAACAATTGACACAATAAACAATTGGCTAAACCTTCGCACAGGGTTCCTGCATGTCACGAAGCATCTTAAGCAATGGACAAACGGGGGCAACTCGAACTTTGACGAATCATATGAATTAACCATTTCAACAGCTTTAGTTGGACAGCTcatcaaagagaaagatattgaaaagatttttgaaaaaaaggtaTTCTCGCAGTTGGCACCCTGGCTGGCAAAGgggaaaattttttgtctGAACTATCAGAATATTATGGCTAAAATGAATCTCACTTGCGATTATAAATGGATTGAGGAACTGCTTTTATTTCCGATGAGACTCTTGAAAGAAGTTATTCTTCTACGTATCGTATATGCtgaaaaaatcaaaacacCCACAATGATGATGGTGGACCAAACGATTGAAAATTTAACTTCTTATATCAAACTGGCAGTGCAATTAAAATACACATTGGTTGAATATACCACGGATTTGCCATTTCATATTCCTTTTGACCCAGATTTTGA carries:
- the PTC6 gene encoding type 2C protein phosphatase PTC6 (similar to Saccharomyces cerevisiae PTC6 (YCR079W); ancestral locus Anc_6.353), with protein sequence MVTGGCCLRAGEPVMGVASGYVRAAGGKLRVPLLRFPGAVGHATSRVNRLQNDDAYAIQMLRGGGGGARSGAVLYMSLFDGHGPRGKEMAQSLAAGLHVELVEQRDRGLVRADLYSLLERYYKVIGGAYWQKLYRNRQQFYDRFVKNCHTKQEQVLYDSENLGTRMLFDKWGNLIDKNSLLNEAQRLALYYTFLKFDLEKCCGFGSGEVHDKGEPSGGSTASSVFVSPWDEYNSGSCNDDAFFVEPRGLLKLVVTQVGDSRVLICDSSGLAHNLSTPHHVTSARESQRLDTKVREADLDAFGDARFLNNYANTRSFGDLPAKIHGLSAEPDIFSYLVGNTRDLPYSERSKLQFGGDECFVALVTDGVSDLLVDQEIVDLITTTVNGRGLRTATPQLVAEEVIKFIVSIAPKHADNATCLVLRLSNWGNWPTLDRTGAAREALLING
- the PAT1 gene encoding deadenylation-dependent mRNA-decapping factor PAT1 (similar to Saccharomyces cerevisiae PAT1 (YCR077C); ancestral locus Anc_6.350), whose translation is MSFFGKRSRGGAKGRHPQQQQGGGAGAGAGGEPLDFEETYRGYGDYGQEDGDYLNDETFGDNAELGNDFDFGHGVQQQEAVPQPPQQQPHVSYVQAAQSGIHTAQMDTSADLKPMASLWSTGPPAVQQPHILSMEEIERQQRQMQQQGFMQAPPPPPPIHPMTPQGYPVPPSDAPYQGFMQGPPPPPPATAPNAPTAPNMQQFAPNVQYGMPGQQGAYPPAFNQGAFPGMYQASSPAPVQPQGAPDRGELQSELQPQPQSQSQSQSPQPEREQRLASGQPAQLRTRLQQQQQQQRREPLSPEEQQRLQVRHAKVEKILKHAGLMTPRDKDFITRYQLSQIVTEDPYDEDFYFQVYKIIQRGGVVGESNKGLIARAYLEHSGHRLGGRYKRADIALQRMQNQVEKAVTVAKERPQKNKNKLEEEASGAGGREGVLGKVSTAMNSKTPRRQLQIPLANLRSNSEIEASELEASAKVPTPGALEEVTQSLDNVEISQKSRVRRRSSYAFSSVDHNSVLGRSGGRKFVLSLIETVYEEVLELEANLRSGKETNNQKLWDALHVNDDVYEVCPFVSMLTFDKGVKIMPRIFNFLDKQQKLKSLQMFFSELSHLNIIIISSYKTNPTPSDAQLKKIDLFQTVFLKIIVSFLSSSSNFIEIMGLLLHLIKNNNVSFISTSKIGLNLITVLISRAALIRQDTNRSNVLSSPEISTWNEIYDKLFTAMESKIVAVFPPAEYTDRVVHAAGSTAPTKYYDQAYIWQFLASLALSGKLNHQRIIIDEVRDEIFGTINAAEEMREQAKNTQGAPADDLLYRRDKLYQDLNLFLNVMGLIARDGEIAELK
- the FUB1 gene encoding Fub1p (similar to Saccharomyces cerevisiae YCR076C; ancestral locus Anc_6.349) — encoded protein: MVHSRERTYNDSLRMVATGKVQLAAAIVVECLRRLGFTRVEAVKDGKGSSDTVRYTVTSDVTVHLVVVEVEPGKKCMVTLYGDNGAAPRTGIFEYETDFAILQDTAFPVDTASYLQNADLQRLVQTVQLKLQLKPIPTRTRTCPLRESEVGARSIPKPEPLPSLHRPVKTTEPQNARPADMPGFDDEYEVNGPRGGAAHRDQFPGLSLGPTRSGGYGDVDLYPMGLRQPFGPGVGPTAPGQGGMIFDPFGSNRERDMMAEDQQNRGPGWMPGAKFDEPYGGSGSTRFGGGSTGFPGAGSGSGAGAGPGFM
- the EGO2 gene encoding Ego2p (similar to Saccharomyces cerevisiae YNR034W-A and YCR075W-A; ancestral locus Anc_6.348), with product MTSTLLGTLLFDGNDNLVECSGVGQARVADIKQLSVVPLDKEGYGAVKVNGTDMTAYLYKRGEMTLVSYQNS
- the ERS1 gene encoding cystinosin-like protein ERS1 (similar to Saccharomyces cerevisiae ERS1 (YCR075C); ancestral locus Anc_6.346); the protein is MAFPLIADRVLGAVYVAAWSVSMYTPVVTNYAVRSSNGVSPDFVALNTAGYFYLVCSYLLQMFGWVPASEDSASSKLVAPNVSLFDLLYCTHGELLNVVLWTQVRFGKVLWGFQHDHSRRMKPVYYRIFALSVLVFVQLTAKFTYDCVQFGWDNHRTLRYCNRLFLLKICMSLIKYVPQVRHNHERRSVKGFSIPGVMLDIAGGVCSLLQLLLQLAGDGAFTWSLVKVNFGKIALSMVTLMFCLIFILQWVVYDKSKVKQLAKF
- the KNAG0I02810 gene encoding uncharacterized protein; this encodes MDVDSFRGWLSFDNVMGGIYVVAWSVSMYPPVTTNWHYKSTNGVSPDFVLLNTSGYMYQVISTTLQFYGWRPSSTSASRGGKVPVEQPIVTTFDVWYAVHGLLLCYALLSQYILGKQLWHFSENRPVTMKPLYKKILLLSLTLFVASTVRICVAVYTTGWDNSKLLQYTNDLYMLKISMSITKYIPQIRYNYARKSLKGFALKAVVLDIIGGVASILQLVYQLGTAHGFHWSTFVSNFGKIGMALVTILFSSVFVAQWVVYRPATECGDSERAAIPMHNLVPDAPHQVCSSNDPQATLYKI